CCAATCCCCCCGTTACCCTGACACCCAGAAGCGGCCTCTTTACCTTCATCGCTGCCTAACCTCCTGGGTGATACCTTACTCCAATCTGACTCACATTGGAAGGGGTCTTATTACCCACTGATTACGGCTCAAACCCGCTGTGCGAGGATCCCGCAAATACGGTACCGTACACGACAATCTGTATTCAGCAAGCTGGTTGCCCGACTCTTGCCCCTAGCTGCGCCGTGAAGATTGGCTGCGTTTCGCGGGATCCTTTCTTGCCACCAATAATAATGAAACAGAACCCTATTGGATTGAGTAGCAACCGTCTACCACCAGGGCATGTCCGGTACAGTAAGAGGCCGCATCGGAGCAGAGCCAAACGATCGCATTAGCCATCTCATCGGGTTCGGCGAGCCGTCCTATCGGCGTCACTGCCATCAAGGCTTCGAAGATATCCGGCATTTCCTTCATGACACGATCCAGTATAGCTGTCCGAGTATTCCCAGGGCATATGGCATTAACCCGAATGTTGTTCTTGACATACCCCAGAGCCGTTGATTTGGTCAGCCCAACGACGCCGTGCTTGCTGGCAACGTAAGCGGGGACATTCTGATGAGCCACCAACCCCATAGTCGATGCCGTGTTGACAATGGCTCCACCCCCTTGCTTGAGCATTTGCGCAATCTGATACTTCATCCCTAGAAATACGCCAGTCAGATTGATGGCAATCACCCGATCCCAATTCTGCTTGGAACAGTCCGCTGTCAAGGCGGTATCTCCGTCAATTCCAGCATTGTTCACAGCGCAGTCCAGCCGCCCATACCTCTCCACCGTCTTCCTGACCATCCTTTCAACATCAGCTTCTTGCGAGACATCGGCTTTGACAAAGATGGCCTCACCCCCAGCCTCCTGGATCACGCGAACCGTCTCTTCACCCTCCTTCACCGCGACGTCTACAACGACCACCCTGGCTCCTTCTCTAGCAAAGGCAATGGCCGTGGCCCTTCCGATCCCTGAAGCTGCGCCGGTGACCAAACCCGTCTTTCCATCCAGTCTACCCATTACTAATACCTCCTTGTGTGCATACAACGGGAGACTCACATCACGTCCTTGCCACTGGCCTCAATCGCCCGATCCATTTCGAGCTTCAGTTGCTGTGGCAAGCCCTCGATGTCCACACTGAGAAAGCCACGGACGATGGTAGAGGTGGCCTCTTCTTCGCTCAAGCCGCGGGACATGAGGTAGGCGATCTCTTCCTGAGCAATCTTACCCACTGCTGCCTCGTGGGACATCTCCACTCCGTCTGCGTGGCCTTCCAGTTCGGGGACAGCACGAATAACCCCCCCATTCAAAATGAGGCCACGGCATTCCATGTGGGCCTTGATTCCACCAACCTCGCCAATCAGATGGCCCCGGGCGGTGATATCGCCACCGTTGCTTATTGCCCGAGACACGATTTCGGCCCGATTGCCCACCGTCTTCAGATAGATCCGGCCACCCAGGTCATACTGCGAGCCCGGAGTGCCAACAATGATGCTGTAGAAGCGGGCCACAGCACCTTCTCCTACCAGGTAGGCAGTGGGATACATCTGTAGGGATTTGACAGGCTTCATGCAAACGTAGTTGTTTATGAAAAGACCCCCTGCCTCCACACGGGCCACTGACCGGGGCCGCACCTGCATCTCCTCTGCCCAGTTGTGAATCATGGTGAAGCTTAGTTTGGCATTCTTTTTCACAAAGAACTCCGAAATGCCGACATGGATCCCCCTCTTGAGATGAGGTGAAGTGGTACACCCAGTGATGACGTGCAACTCAGAGCCTTCTTCAGCAATGATAATGTTGTGAACATTTTGCTGAAGCCCATCCTTGTTCAGAAAGAGGCAGGCCTGGATGGGATAAATGCTGCTGCTTCCCGGAAGGGATCGAATGACGTAGCCATCATGCAATTCCAGTTCCACAGCCGCGGTGTATTTGTCTGTATCGACAGCTACCAGTTTCCAGTAGTAGTCTCGAATCCAGCCATTCTCCTTCAGGGCCTGCCGGATAGGGATGACCTCAACGCCCTCCTGCCTAGCACTGCAATGCACCACTGAGGTATCCTTTTGGAAATAGGTACCGCCCCTCGTCTGCTGGGTAACATCAATCCCTGACATGGTCAGACGCTGCTGTTCCTTTTCTGGCAAGAGGCACAACTCTTTGTCGGCCAGGTACGTATGGGGCACCGGAGCTGTGTCATACTTGCTGAGGTCAACGTCCGGGCCCAGCGGCGCTTTCTTATCTAATGCCTTGGCCGCTTTTTGCTTTAACTCGTCTTCATGGCGCATTTGGCGCACTCCTGATATCCGCATTCGCTGATCCACTTCAAGATTTCCCGGGGGTTGCCGCTACAGCTCAGCACTCCGTCATAAAGAACATATCCCTTGTCGGCTGGCACGTAATCGAGGATATAGCCAGTATGGGTAATAATTAGCCCCATTTTTGTTCGTTCGCGCTTCATCTGTGAGGCAGGTTTGGTGTCGCCAGGAACGTGGGCCTTCTGGAGCAAAACAGCGATTATCTTGCCCACTACGGCAAGGTTCTCCAGGTCCACCCCTGATTCTGGCTCATCGAACAGCATCAGGTCTGGATTCTGTGCCATCAGTTGCAGCAGCTCCGAACGCTTGATCTCACCTCCTGAGAATCCGGCATTGATGTCCCGGTCGAGAAAACTGGCGAAATTGACCCGGCCGGCTAGCTCTTCCACGTCTCCCTGCCCTCTAGCACAAATCTGCACCATCTGGCGGGTCTTCAAGCCGTGAATCGTCGGAGGCCGCTGATAGGACATGCCGATTCCCATCTGGGCTCGTTCGTTTATGGGCAGATGTGTGATGTCTACTCCTCTGAAAAGAATTCTCCCTTTGGTGACCTTGTACTGAGGATAACCCATAATGGTCATGACCAGGGATGTCTTTCCTGAGCCATTGGGCCCAAAAAGGACGTGTGTCTCCCCAGGCTTGATCTCCAGATCAATGTGCTCCAGTAGCGTTTTCCCATCGATCTCCACTTGCAGGTCTTCGATTTGCAGCATATTGCCCCTCCTCACCCCAGGATACCTTTGATTGTAGCTATTTGTCTGAAGCAGTACAACTCGGTCGGACTTTATGTCAACCTGATCTGTTCTTAGCAATGTGCCTGTCACCGACTTGACCCCGCACGGTAGCGGTTCATGAGCAGGGAATTGGACACCACCGATACAGAACTGAACCCCATGGCGGCAGCCGCTATTACCGGGTTCAGCAGCAGCCCAAATACCGGATAGAGCACCCCCGCCGCAATCGGTATGCCGGCAGTATTGTAGAAGAACGCCCAGAAGAGGTTCTCCTTTATTTTGCGAATGGTATAGCGGCTGAGTTTCAAGGCCTCCACCACACCCCCCAGATCCCCCCTAACCAGAACAATATTGCCGGTCTCCATAGCTACGTCTGTGCCACTGCCCAGGGCTATGCCCACGTCAGCTTGGGCCAAGGCAGGGGCGTCGTTAATACCGTCCCCTACCATGGCCACCACCTGGCCGTTGGATTGCAAGCGGCGTATTTCCTTGGCCTTGTCCTCAGGCAGGACTTCGGCAAGCACCTTCTCAATGCCCACCCTTCGGGCGATGGCCTGTGCTGTGCGGCGATTGTCACCAGTAATCATCACCGTCTCAATGCCCATTTGATGAAGATCCCTGATCGCTTCAGCAGCATCCTCCTTCAGAGTATCAGCCACAGCTATGAGTCCCGCCAGTTTCCTCTCCACAGACATCAGCATGACCGTTTTCCCGTCGTTCTCCAAGTCCTGTATCTTATTTTCGACATGGAAAGTCTCGACACCCTTCTCAGCCATAAGAGCGCGGTTTCCCATAAGTATCTCTTTGCCGTCTACCCTGGCCGTAACGCCACGGCCTCCCAGGGATTCAAAGGCCTCGGGGTCCGGCAGTTCCTGGTCTCCGTTTCTGGCATTTCTGGCGGCGTCCACTATGGCCTCTCCCAGAGGGTGCTCCGAACCCTTTTCGGCCACAGCCGCCAGCCGCAAAACCTCGCTCTGGGTAAACCCATTGACGGCCACCGTGTCTGTCACTGCTGGTTTGCCCCTGGTCAGGGTTCCTGTCTTATCGAAAACGATGGTTTTGGCGCGGTGAACCAGCTCCAGGGCCTCAGCGCTCTTGATCAGTATGCCGTTTTGAGCTCCCTTGCCAGTCCCCACCATTATGGCTGTCGGTGTCGCCAGGCCCAGCGCACACGGACAGGCGATGACCAGCACCGCTATGAAAGCAGTCAAGGCAAAGGTGACGCTTTCACCACCGGTGAGGTACCAGACAAGAAAGGTCAAAACCGCAATGCCGATGACCACGGGCACAAAGACTCCGGCGACAGAGTCCGCCAGGCGCTGTATCGGCGCTTTTGATCCCTGGGCCTGCTCCACCAGCCTTATTATCTGCGCCAACACTGTCTCTTGCCCTACCCTGCTGGCGCGGAATTTCAGAAATCCGTTCTTGTTTATGGTAGCCCCTACCACGGAGTCGCCTTCCTTCTTTTCCCTGGGCATCGCCTCCCCAGTCAGCATCGATTCATCCACGGCCGAAGTACCTTCGGTAACAATGCCGTCGACCGTTATCTTCTCTCCAGGCCGCACAACAACGATGTTGTCTACCGCCACCTCCTCAACAGGCACCTCGATCTCCTTACCCTCAACGAGGATATGGGCCGTCTTCGCCTGCAGGCCAATGAGCTTCTTGATAGCTTCCGAGGTCTTGCCTTTGGCGCGGGCCTCCAGGTACCGTCCCAGCAAGACTATGGAAATGATGAGGGCAGCAGTATCGAAGTATACGTGCTTGCCAAAGGTCTCCATCGAGATAATGACCAGCACGCTGTAGATATAGGCAGCACTGGTGCCGAGCGCGATCAGGGCATCCATGTTGGCCCGACGGTTGCGGATGGCCCTGTATGTTCCGACGTAGAATTGCCACCCGACAAAGAACTGGATAGGGGTAGTCAATGCCAGAAGCAGCAGGTTGTTGGCACTGTGCCCGAGAGGGGTAACCATCGACAGTATGAATATGGGGATGGCCAGCGAGAAGCTGAACATGAGCAGCATCTTGAGGCGGCGCGATTGGCGCTCTCTGGCCTGTCGCTCACTATCCCCGGCCAATTCGCTGGTGAATACTGCTTGATAGCCCGCATCACTGACCGCCTTCTTCAATGCGGCAAGGGTGACTGTCTCAGGGTTGTAGCGGACTATGGCTTTTTCGGCAGCGAAATTGACACTGGCAGAGATCACACCATCAACATCCTGGAGCGCCTTCTCGATGGTTTGGGCACAGTTTACACATGTCATGCCGACAAGGCCCAGGGTCACCTCACTGGTTACCACCCCGTAACCAGCATCAGCGATGGCATCCACCAGGGCCTTCTCTGAGACAAGCGCCGGATTATACTCCACCGTCGCCTTCTCTGTAGCCAGATTCACGTTTGCCCTCAAGACCCCTGGCACTTCAAAAAGGGTATTTTCGACAGTGCCCGCGCAGGTGGCACACGTCATTCCAGTTATCTGCAATGTTGTCTGTTTGGTCATAGTTATCAGATCTCTCGCGTCCTACTCAAGATAGCCTCTGGCAGGCAGCCTGTATGCGACAATAGTCACACATGAAGTATAGAAAAGGGGGCCGATTCTTAGAAGTCAGTGTTTCCCTGAAAGGCTAGGGGATGACAGAGCAACTCAACAGGTGTCAGGTTCGCTGATTGAGTCAACAACTTCGAGGAACTGCTTCAGTATTCTGGCGGTGGCCCCCCAGATCACCTTGTTACCGTAGCGGTAAAAGTACTGTGGAACAAAACGGCCATCGAGCCACTGCATTTCTTCTCTGAAATTCCTTCTGTCACGGAGCACGCCCAGTGGAACGGAGATCAGTTCCTCTACCTCTCTAGGGTTCACCCTGAAATCGTAAGGATAAGGGACGACTCCCACATAGGGGGAAATAAGAAACCTGGTGACATGTGTGGCCGTATCGTCTAGCTCGCCCAGAATTTCGACATCGGCTGGAGCCAGCCCTATTTCCTCCCAACTTTCCCTGAGAGCAGTATCCTTGAGACTGGCGTCTCTCTCGTGCTGAGCTCCCCCGGGGAAAGAGATCTGCCCCTTGTGATATTCCAACGTTTCCGTTCTCTTGGTCAGGACAAGATACCACTCGCCAGCCTTCTGGTACATAGGTATGAGAACGGCAGCATGGGTCAGGCTCCCGGCCTGGCACAATTTCTTCTCTCTCTGAGAAAGGGCTCGTCTTATCTTCTCCTCCGTCACTTCGTGTTGGCAAAGCCTCTCCCAGAGCTCTTTGACCCTGGCCTTGACCTCGTCCAGCGACACATCGGTATCAATCACCACGTCGGCATACTTTAGCCTTTCCTCAGAGGGAAGCTGGGACGAGATACGCGCTCGAGCTTGAGCTTCGGAAAGTCCAGACCGTCGGCAACAACGACTGAGTACTGTCGGTTCGCTGGCTACAGTAACCCAAACCTGGTCTACCAGATCAAGCCAATTAGCCTCCACCAGCAGCGGTGCCTCAAGCACTATCACCTTGATTCCCTGCTGCTCCAGCCTTTCGATTCTCTCCTGCGCCACGCGATGCATGGCAGGATGCATTATTCGGTTCAGCCGCGCCAGGGCGTGAGCATCATTGAAGACGATCCCCCCAAGCTTCTGGCGGTCGATTTCATCACCCTCTTTCAGTATCCCTCTGCCAAAAGCCTGCACTACCTCATGCCACGTTCTTGAATACGGCTGGAAGGCCTCGTGACCAATCTCATCGGCACTGACGGTCACAGCACCAAGTTCAGCCAGGAATCCGGAAACGGTGCTCTTGCCGCTACAGATACCTCCGGTGAGGCCAATGACTATCATGGCTGCTTGTCTCACTTAATTTTGCCAGCAACGTCTGGAGATAGCAAGCGCACCGCCCGGGTTGATGTTTCTGTCGTGCGACGGTATCATTCCGAGGTGAGGCGGTTCAATGATCTGATCGATGCCAAGAGAAAGAAAGAGCGTCACGGTATGACAATGACATTCATCTATAGGCACGGCCCTCCACAGGAAGATGTGGGATCTGATGGCAAGGAATACAGCATCACCGAGGGAATAGTCGAGTATCAAGGCCGAAAGGTACTGTATCATTACGTCGAAGCCCTGGGCGTTAGCTTTTGTACCGTCACTGGCGCTGCCTATGTAGGCAATATCAACGTACAGGGATACGTGGTGAGATGGAAGTATGCCAGCAACGACAGGGGTGAAGCGCTATCGGAAATCCAGCCAGTCAGCGACGTGCGAGAGAAACAAGAAATAAGTAAGCTCCTGTGGCCAACTCCTGGCACACCCAGGGTCAATTTCGTCTAAGGGACTGGGCAGGCTCAGGCCCTAAGTGCAAACAGTTTAGAAAAAGGACAATGGAGGTGGTCATGGATAGCGTCAGAGTTGAAACTATCAGGCCTGGCATCGCGCTGTTGACAATGAATCGGCCTGACAACCGCAACGCCTTGTCCCCGGAGCTCATCGACGGCCTCAAATCCGCTCTCAGGGATACCGGTGATGACCGGGCGATTCGGGTGGTGATCCTCACTGGTGCGGGGAAAGCCTTTTGCGCTGGGGCAGATATGAAGGGAGGGGGCTTACCGGCGCGGGCCGAGGGGTACGGCCGGTTGGGCACCGCCTATAAGTACCAGGAGGAACTCGTGGACCTGATGCTGCTCATTCGCGAACTTCAGAAGCCAGTAATAGCCGCCGTGAACGGCGCGGCGGTCGGGGGTGGACTAGCCATCGCCCTCCACTCCGACATCCGCATTGCTTCCGAGTCAGCCCGTTTCGGTGCGGTGTTCATCAGAGTTGGTCTCTCGTCCTGTGATGTGGGGACCAGCTATCTACTGCCGCGCATAGTTGGTGCAGGCAGGGCGGCGGAGCTGATGCTGACCGGACGCATTTTCGGGGCCCAAGAGGCCGAGAGAATCGGCTTGGTTCTCCGGGTGGTGCCTGATGGCCAATTGCTGGAATGTGCCCTGGAGACCGCCGAACTTATCCGGGAAAACAGCGAATACGGCGTGTGGATGACAAAACAGGGACTTTGGGCAAATCTTGACGCACCGAGTCTACGGCACGCTATCGAGCTAGAAAACCGGACTCAGGTGCTGGGCGTATTCACTGACAACATGGAGGAAGCCAGACAGGCCTTTCAGGAAGGCCGCAAACCCCGGTGGAAGCCTCTCTAGGATGGTAGGGAACCTCACATTTGGCTTAGCCGGTATGGGTTTGGGAGAGGGGCCCTGAGGAAAATCCCAGCCCAACCTCACCCGCAGGCTTGCACACCGTGTAGTCCACCATCAACGGTGATCGCCATTCCAGTGGCATAATCCGCTGTAAGAACGAAAAGGTAATGCGTTGGGGGTTGACTAGTGATCCATTGACATCGCTTACCCTACTGGACTCGCGGCGCTCAACCTTGCGGGCAGCTACTTATCCCGCGTGAACCATTTGGTTCTCGAGGATGATCCTTTTGGCCTACTCCTGCCATACCAATGAGCCTTGCAGGAGGCACGGTGATATCACTAGGATTGATGACGAGCGCCGATATGGCCAAAATCATTTGAACGAGGTGGGTCCCGTGAAGAAGTCCTTGCCAATTTTTTCCATAATCGTCATGTTGACGCTACTGGGCGGAGCCTTCCTGGAAGGATGGTTCCGGCCTCTGGAGATGGTGCAAGCCAGCACAGCTCACCCCATGGTGGCCGCAGGGATTTTCCATACTGTGGGACTAAAGTCAGACGGGACCGTGGTGGCCGTGGGGAATAACGGCTACGGGCAGTGCGAGGTGGGGGACTGGACGAATATCACCCAGGTAGCCGCAGGAGGCTGGCATACGTTGGGACTGAAGTCGGATGGCACCGTGCTGGCCGTGGGGAATAACGACTACGGGCAGTGCGATGTGGGGGATTGGACGAATATCACCCAGGTAGCCGCAGGAGGCTGGCATACTGTGGGGCTAAAGTCAGACGGCACCGCGCTGGCCGTGGGATATAACGGCGACGGAGAGTGCAACGTGGGCGCCTGGAACGGCATCACCCAGGTAACCGCAGGAGCTTGGCATACTGTGGGACTTAAGTCAGATGGCACCGTGCTGGCCACGGGAGACAACTTCTTCGAGCAGTGCGACGTCGGGGATTGGACCGACATCACCCAGGTTGCCGCAGGCTGGTCTCATACTGTGGGACTGGAGTCAGACGGCACCGTGGTCGCCGTGGGCAATAACAACCACGGGCAGTGCGAGGTTGGGGATTGGGCTGGCATTACCCAGGTAGCCGCAGGCTGGTTTCATACTGTGGGGCTGAAGTCAGACGGCACCGTGGTCGCCGTGGGTAATAACAACTACGGGCAGTGCGACGTCGGGGATTGGACGGGCGTCATCCAGGTTGCCGCAGGCTGGTCTCATACTGTGGGGCTGAAGTCAGACGGCACCGTGGTCGCCGTGGGCAATAACGCCTACGGGCAGTGCGACGTGGACGGCTGTGATCTAGGTTTGACCCATGGGTTAGTGCCGCCAGTGGTAACGACACAACCAACGGATCAGACGGTTACCGCGAGGGAGACAGCCGCCTTCAGTGCGGTGGCGAGCGGCACACCTGATCCCATGGTGCAGTGGCAGGTGAGTAATGATGAAGGTTCGACCTGGGACGAGATCACAGGGGCCACGAGCACCACTCTGACCCTGACGGGCGTGACCCTGGGTCAAAATGGTTGTCAATACCGTGCAGTGTTCACCAACATTGCGGGTATAGCCACCAGCTATGCCGCGACCCTTACGGTGAGCAAGATTGACACCGTCACAGCCCTCAACTCATCGGCCAACCCATCGCTGTATGGCCAGTCAGTGACCTTCACTGCCACCGTGAGCCCTGTGACACCAGGGGCAGGCACGCCCACTGGTAACGTTACCTTTGAAAATGAAGGAACGGTGCTGGGAAATGTAACCTTGAACAGCGCTGGACAGGCGACCTACACTGTATCCACTCTATCTGCTGGTAGCCATACCATAACCGCAGTATACAGTGGAGATGCGGACTTTGCAGGCAGCAGCAGCAATCTAACCCAGGATATTCGTTATAATTTCAGCGGCTTCCTGTCACCATTGGGCAAGAGCACACATAAGCTGGGCAGCTCTACCCCAATCAAGTGGCATCTTACTGATGTCAGTGGGAATTTCATCAGCGACCCGAGGGCAGTAAATTCATTGATGGTCGGGCCTGTTGACGGAACACTAGATGATCCGACGCCAATCGGCGGCACAGCCTTGCGCTACGATTCCATTGCCAACCAGTACATCTTCAATTGGCAGACAAAGTGGCTGAGTGCAGGCGATTACCTCATCATCCTCAGTCTTGCGGATGGCACAATCCACACGACGACGGTGACACTGAGGTAGAACCACAGCCAAGTACACCGAATGAGACAAACAGCGGCTAGGCGGCTGAGCCCCACTCACAAGAAAAGCCAGACTGTCAGCGTTAGCCTATTCACGGTAACCCACTGATTCCTCAGAACCTGGTTGCGGGTATTGACCGCGCCTCGTGACCTAAATCACCATTCTAAAGCATCTCGTCTGCTCAAAATTGAAGGTGGGCTAGTCCGATCGCAAATTCCGTCTCCTTGCGTAGACGAGCTAACCCCTGTATGAACGAACGCAACTGCTGCTTCGAATGCTATCTTCAGAGTCACATATGTTGACATGTATGGCGTGGCGAGTGACTCCCCAGTCTCTAACAGTGCTGCACTTTACGGAAAGTCAGTTACCTCTGACTCGGAACTGCGCCTGTTGATATCTGAGTTTGTCGGGCAACCAAATTGCAAACATATGTCT
The sequence above is drawn from the Chloroflexota bacterium genome and encodes:
- a CDS encoding dephospho-CoA kinase, with the protein product MRQAAMIVIGLTGGICSGKSTVSGFLAELGAVTVSADEIGHEAFQPYSRTWHEVVQAFGRGILKEGDEIDRQKLGGIVFNDAHALARLNRIMHPAMHRVAQERIERLEQQGIKVIVLEAPLLVEANWLDLVDQVWVTVASEPTVLSRCCRRSGLSEAQARARISSQLPSEERLKYADVVIDTDVSLDEVKARVKELWERLCQHEVTEEKIRRALSQREKKLCQAGSLTHAAVLIPMYQKAGEWYLVLTKRTETLEYHKGQISFPGGAQHERDASLKDTALRESWEEIGLAPADVEILGELDDTATHVTRFLISPYVGVVPYPYDFRVNPREVEELISVPLGVLRDRRNFREEMQWLDGRFVPQYFYRYGNKVIWGATARILKQFLEVVDSISEPDTC
- a CDS encoding copper-translocating P-type ATPase encodes the protein MITMTKQTTLQITGMTCATCAGTVENTLFEVPGVLRANVNLATEKATVEYNPALVSEKALVDAIADAGYGVVTSEVTLGLVGMTCVNCAQTIEKALQDVDGVISASVNFAAEKAIVRYNPETVTLAALKKAVSDAGYQAVFTSELAGDSERQARERQSRRLKMLLMFSFSLAIPIFILSMVTPLGHSANNLLLLALTTPIQFFVGWQFYVGTYRAIRNRRANMDALIALGTSAAYIYSVLVIISMETFGKHVYFDTAALIISIVLLGRYLEARAKGKTSEAIKKLIGLQAKTAHILVEGKEIEVPVEEVAVDNIVVVRPGEKITVDGIVTEGTSAVDESMLTGEAMPREKKEGDSVVGATINKNGFLKFRASRVGQETVLAQIIRLVEQAQGSKAPIQRLADSVAGVFVPVVIGIAVLTFLVWYLTGGESVTFALTAFIAVLVIACPCALGLATPTAIMVGTGKGAQNGILIKSAEALELVHRAKTIVFDKTGTLTRGKPAVTDTVAVNGFTQSEVLRLAAVAEKGSEHPLGEAIVDAARNARNGDQELPDPEAFESLGGRGVTARVDGKEILMGNRALMAEKGVETFHVENKIQDLENDGKTVMLMSVERKLAGLIAVADTLKEDAAEAIRDLHQMGIETVMITGDNRRTAQAIARRVGIEKVLAEVLPEDKAKEIRRLQSNGQVVAMVGDGINDAPALAQADVGIALGSGTDVAMETGNIVLVRGDLGGVVEALKLSRYTIRKIKENLFWAFFYNTAGIPIAAGVLYPVFGLLLNPVIAAAAMGFSSVSVVSNSLLMNRYRAGSSR
- a CDS encoding enoyl-CoA hydratase; the protein is MDSVRVETIRPGIALLTMNRPDNRNALSPELIDGLKSALRDTGDDRAIRVVILTGAGKAFCAGADMKGGGLPARAEGYGRLGTAYKYQEELVDLMLLIRELQKPVIAAVNGAAVGGGLAIALHSDIRIASESARFGAVFIRVGLSSCDVGTSYLLPRIVGAGRAAELMLTGRIFGAQEAERIGLVLRVVPDGQLLECALETAELIRENSEYGVWMTKQGLWANLDAPSLRHAIELENRTQVLGVFTDNMEEARQAFQEGRKPRWKPL
- a CDS encoding SufD family Fe-S cluster assembly protein: MRHEDELKQKAAKALDKKAPLGPDVDLSKYDTAPVPHTYLADKELCLLPEKEQQRLTMSGIDVTQQTRGGTYFQKDTSVVHCSARQEGVEVIPIRQALKENGWIRDYYWKLVAVDTDKYTAAVELELHDGYVIRSLPGSSSIYPIQACLFLNKDGLQQNVHNIIIAEEGSELHVITGCTTSPHLKRGIHVGISEFFVKKNAKLSFTMIHNWAEEMQVRPRSVARVEAGGLFINNYVCMKPVKSLQMYPTAYLVGEGAVARFYSIIVGTPGSQYDLGGRIYLKTVGNRAEIVSRAISNGGDITARGHLIGEVGGIKAHMECRGLILNGGVIRAVPELEGHADGVEMSHEAAVGKIAQEEIAYLMSRGLSEEEATSTIVRGFLSVDIEGLPQQLKLEMDRAIEASGKDVM
- a CDS encoding SDR family oxidoreductase; the encoded protein is MGRLDGKTGLVTGAASGIGRATAIAFAREGARVVVVDVAVKEGEETVRVIQEAGGEAIFVKADVSQEADVERMVRKTVERYGRLDCAVNNAGIDGDTALTADCSKQNWDRVIAINLTGVFLGMKYQIAQMLKQGGGAIVNTASTMGLVAHQNVPAYVASKHGVVGLTKSTALGYVKNNIRVNAICPGNTRTAILDRVMKEMPDIFEALMAVTPIGRLAEPDEMANAIVWLCSDAASYCTGHALVVDGCYSIQ
- a CDS encoding ABC transporter ATP-binding protein — translated: MLQIEDLQVEIDGKTLLEHIDLEIKPGETHVLFGPNGSGKTSLVMTIMGYPQYKVTKGRILFRGVDITHLPINERAQMGIGMSYQRPPTIHGLKTRQMVQICARGQGDVEELAGRVNFASFLDRDINAGFSGGEIKRSELLQLMAQNPDLMLFDEPESGVDLENLAVVGKIIAVLLQKAHVPGDTKPASQMKRERTKMGLIITHTGYILDYVPADKGYVLYDGVLSCSGNPREILKWISECGYQECAKCAMKTS